From the Glutamicibacter halophytocola genome, the window ATACGAAGACGGAAACCGTGCTTCTTCGAACGACGACGGTTGTTAGGCTGAAAAGTCCGCTTGCTCACGGTGACACTCCAAGACGATCTAGATGATGCGTTCTTCCCGTTGACTAGCTAACTCGATAACAACAGGTTGACGCTCGTAATTTCTTATAAAATGTGCGTTATTTGCGGGCTCTTCGAAAATGAGCAAGTCGCAAAATGAAGCACACAGGACTGAATAACAATAG encodes:
- the rpmH gene encoding 50S ribosomal protein L34, with product MSKRTFQPNNRRRSKKHGFRLRMRTRAGRAILSARRGKGRTELSA